The Megalobrama amblycephala isolate DHTTF-2021 linkage group LG1, ASM1881202v1, whole genome shotgun sequence genome segment atttTAAACTTTCGaggtttttgtacagttttgtacagtaattccgtCTGAtgtgtttggtaacacttaagtgggttaccatgatcttcactttagaattaattatacattatgcattattcacattaattatgaacatgtatatagtagttcttagtagttctctgggaggtatgaaaaaaacagtagttactgattagctaatagtgaactaccaccttcaactgagcactattacttactaattcattcatcagtttcttgttagttaataatagttactagagtgttaataatgcattactcatttgttcctgtatTCTATAGTGTTACCGAATACATaatttatgtgtatttaaaaaaaaaaaaaaaaaaaaaaaaaaaaaggaattgtATAAAACATAACTTAAATACCTTAagtaaaacgttttttttttccttctcttaATTGTCACTGActtaattttattcaaaaatgaaACATGACCTGGATGCTCTTGGCATAATTACAGTAGGCTATGATGTGTTGCTGTTATTATACAATTCAATATAAATCCTCGTATAGACATACATTTTCATGTCTTTTCCTACTGCTGATGTGACATGATAAACGGACTGTCACTGTTAACTATCACTGTTTCTGGTAATGATGTGGTCAGTGCTGCTCTCTAGCGCCCCCTCTCCACCTGTGGAAGCGTGACTGCAGCAACGAAGAGCGGGATGAAGGTGAAGTTTGGTTGAGGCTGCAATGCAGAGATTCAGACAACCAGATGGTAACCTGTGGATTAATCCCTCATATCAGTCTATTCGTATCTTGACTCTCTATGATGTGAGAGCATCACGATTGTTAAATGTATAGTTTCTGAATATATTTAGGTGAAACATAATTCTCagatatttttgctttttttaatggCAATGTTACACTCCAAGGATTGACTTGATCATCTGCAGTATATTTCCATCTTCACATCACATGTATGATTGAATAAAAGAGAAACTGAAATTAGGTTGAGGAAGTTTTATTCGGAAACTGGACAAGCTGCGCTGGTGTTCACCCATTAATGGAACCAGAAACAGTATCAACTACAGGTAAAACGCTACACGTCTGAAGAATGTCATGTTAAGAGTTAAAACACACTCTCGCTCACAAACACACGTGTGCATACATTCGTTTCACACGCACTTAGTAAACTTGCACATCAATACCTTAAGACAATGGTCTCCATGGTAATCAATGATTAACATACCCAAAGGAACTCAAATTTCCCACAGAGCAATTCACCTACCTATacagatatatttatttatatatttctgaTACACGCACACTCACGTAATTCATTTAGATAATCAGGATATCAATAAAGACTTTGATCCATTTAAACTGTTTAATGAACATCTCAATCTTCATAAATAATcagcagaaacaaacaaaacaaaaaaaacaaaaacagtaataatccatctttttttttttacatttaggtCCTCGACATCAGTGTCTCAATTTGAATGGTCCCAAAAGTgagaaaacaaaatgacagtTGATTTGTTCTTCAAACATGaataaaattgacaaaataaaaGGATGACAAACAAGTGTAGCATAGGAGAAAGAGGGCATCTATTTAAACAGACACACAGGACGAGAGCAATAGCTACACAGCGCATTTACAGGGGAACACACATCAGGCTACTATACACAGAGAGGAAGTTCAatcacacattcacttgcaAACAGCACACTCACGATACACGCATGCACGCAAAAAAATCCTCTCTCATCGTTTCGGGTGGTGAAATTTTTCAATGTGTTTCATTAGGAGGATGTTTGTGttggtgcgtgtgtgtgtggttgaTGGTTGTTCATGTGTAATAGATGATAAGAGCAACGATTAACCCTTGGTGGACAGGATAAGGGCGACAATTAGCCCGTAAAGCCCCAGAACCTCAGCGAAAATGAGGATGAGGATCATCCCCACAAACAAACGAGGCTGCTGGGCTGTTCCCCTCACTCCTGCGTCACCCACAATACCAATGGCGAAGCCAGCCGCGAGACCACTCAGACCGACGCTCAGCCCGGCACCAAGGTGCAAGAAACTCCTAAAGAGAGAGACACgcacacatattttacattatgaAGACAATTGGAAAATGTAGTAATTGGGATTTTACCATTACatcctaataataataaatgcaaaaatcttacacctCCATGAACAGATGTAGCCTCTTTAATTGTTTATATACTCTCACTACCAAACATTACAAAGACAATAAACCGTAAACAGTAATTAGGATTTTTCATTATAactaaaaatttattttaaaaaaataacactgcatggtCTTCAGTTACAAAAGTGATTGTCGAGCAGTGAGAGATTTCctctcttttgttgtttgataaacattaatgacagacaacagcaggtttattcggctgctgtcactttaagattgaatgcacggatccaatatactgttacacatgcgttttctttctcaactgtttacgtccacttaaggcAAGATGAGTTGTCCTTCGCTGCTTcaatggtttaaaatcacttgTTTTTACAACCGCAATGCTTAAAAATGCATGTAAACGATAAGCTTGATGGCGCAGCATGGCAATGTCGCTTGAGTGTACCCACAATAGACTAAAATCCCTACCGGTTGACAAATTTCTACTGGTTAATAGTGTTTACTGGTATATCGCCTAGGGCTGCTcgattaattgaaattaaaccGCACACAATTTGGCAATtggttgtgatttttttttttatgtgcagcttgtcagtgaattacagctaaatgctgctccatctgaaagccagagggcgctctccaCATATGCCCTGCAGAAGAAAGATAATGCAcatcattccaggaaatccctatgGGCATTATACTattgctgtagctgaataaacagacgattgaaatgctttgatttattaaacatgactaataaacacacgactacgagaatatatggtttatctgagttcttcaagccttctctggtattttcataataaagtatattaataatgcaatgctaatcaaCATAGCCTTTATCACTGTATGGAATACTAGGAAATAATATGTTgtgtgccttattctgtgtaagaagccacatcatctcacagaaggatgtcATTTCAAACACTCGACTGACATTATGAAGTTCATTTGGAGTAAAAACaggttattaaatgttgtcttttgctGGACAAGAGGTTCATACATGCTTCTCATttttggaaagatgtttgatgtGTGCTGCTgatttaaatgcatgttataagCAACTCAAagtcgcagtgctttcagatggggcagcatttactactgatcacagagccatGATTCACAGAGAAGCggtgcataaaaaaaattaaaataatcttCGCAGCCTTTGCGATTCCATAAACACACTAAACCAAATGGTTTAAGCAATGTTTCGGGTTAATTTCAATTAATCGAGCAACCCTAATATCGCTCACCCCTAGTTGATATACTCTCACTATCAATTTTTAATATAGTGTTATATCTTTTTTggaacaatacattttatttatcaaacattataaaaacaatacaatttAGACCATTGGAATTTTTCCAGTACaaccaaataaaatatatttataataatttaaaaaaaagaaaaaaagaataccCTTACACCTCCACGTAAAGAAACTGTAATGGCCTCTTTAATTGTTTATAAACTCATTTCCAATCAACTCCAGTGGTACACCTagattttcttattattatagttaGCTATTTGAATTACAACTCAAGAAAGCTGACAGTGACTTGTAGGAAAATCAGACACTTGTGAGGTATGTGACTCACTTGAAAAGGCTGATGGTGGCAGAGATGTTGTTGGCAATGAGTACAGCCACCACCAGGCCGTAAATGGCAATGATACCCGCCATGACCACGGGAATGATGGACTTCATGATCAGCTCCGGTCGCATCACTGACATGGCAGCAATGCCTGTGCCGCTCTTGGCTGTCCCATATGCAGCACCCAATGctaaaaagagaaaagaggATGATTTATATGTGCAAGGAGACAAAGAGAGTGAGAACAAGCACTTATGATGGGTTAAAGTTATATGACCACCCAGCCCCAATAAACACCAGCTGTTCCATGGACACTGTAAGTGTTTAAGAAAAAACAATACAGGCAAAACCATTGTTTTTTCATGCATTGTCAAAGTTGAGATTTGGAGCCATTTTGCGTCTTTTAGTGCAAAGAAAACATCTAAAATACACactaagtgtttattttattacacattACCTATTTATGTCTGtagatttcaaataattttgaaaatgCGTTTATCCAATGTTCAGATTTCTGGAAATCTGGAATGCAAATTACAGTAGGCTATGATGTGTGCAAATCCATGCATATTTATTGTTTGTCAAcatttgtgtgtttaaacaacatttcagaaaacctGCAATACAAAACCATGTTATGACGTAATGTAGTGACTAATAaggctgggtaaaaaaatattgctttctcgattttaatcgattctcatttttacgaaccgatatcgattcttaaatcccaagaatcgattagtctagtctgttttcacagttgatgaatgaacagaatatgtagtgcctcccatccaataaatcgcaacaatctttgtgctttgttacttttgacatgaagcaaagtctcacaTTTCAAATGACgcccatcttattatgagattcaaaaaataaataccgttttggcgctgtttaatgtggcatgacagatcgctttagtgcctcagttaaagagaagtgGCAGTACGGAgcgcatgtgaacatcctctcctctgctttaaaggtgctatagaggatgttttgttttatacatttttgcaatattacttgaaactgtctttactaaccaataaaaagactatttattaggtacactgaaaggaataatattaatatacatcatctgtgaacatcacatttacctcagaaaaacatattcagtgaccataaactcattagtcagctagaaaagtgaactaTAGAAAGCAAGATattgataaatatagctatgcaccataacatattcattataattttcacttcaatatttcaattcacttcacttcaatatttcatgcatgtttgaataaatcagttatgacagctgtgatttaaatgtttatatttaaaaaaaacgaattggagtagaaatatgattatgtaattctaaactttatttataataaaaacataactgagtgtaatttaagtgtttgtatataaataagttactttaaccttcaatattatagtaaagtagtaccaactgactcccatgtgtagtttacagcattagttgagagatttttttcctctagaaaatttgccatgtactttaactgaaatactaaatccaaaataatcgatatcgaatcgaaagcatgtgaatagaaatcgaatcgaatcgtgaaaattgtgtcaatacccagccctagtgaCTAATCAACTGAGGAAGTATTTTGATatgtattaattatatttttacccTATTTACATGTGTCGTCTTGCATTAAAAGACTTTAAAAGCCAAAGTCAGCAAAACATTAAGACAGTGTAAAATTCTCGTCGCtttcagtcacatgactgaCAACAGTAGTGAGTCCTCTCGGTTTGGAGGAAgaagaaggaggaggaggaggaggtgcGTCAATTTTATTTGGACCATTCCGGTGTGCTGAGACGGAACTTAAAGTGTAAAATACTAAGAGTAACCGCTGTTGTTGTGGCTCTGAGATAAAGAGTTAAAATGACAAGGACGTTTTTGTCTGGGCGTGTAGTTCGTGTTTAAAAAAGGACTGTCGCATTAGATAAGAGCAAACCTGTTTATGTTA includes the following:
- the atp6v0ca gene encoding ATPase H+ transporting V0 subunit ca; this encodes MSSTSTSPEYSPFFAVMGASAAMVFSALGAAYGTAKSGTGIAAMSVMRPELIMKSIIPVVMAGIIAIYGLVVAVLIANNISATISLFKSFLHLGAGLSVGLSGLAAGFAIGIVGDAGVRGTAQQPRLFVGMILILIFAEVLGLYGLIVALILSTKG